A single region of the Gemmatimonadaceae bacterium genome encodes:
- a CDS encoding DegT/DnrJ/EryC1/StrS family aminotransferase, with product MSEFIPVNEPVLDGNEKKYLAQCIDSGWISSEGPFVRDFEIRFAERVGRKHGVAVCNGSAALDAAAAAIRLGAGDEVIMPTFTIISCASAITRLGATPVLVDCDPATWNMDPSAIESRVTPKTKAIMVVHLYGLPVNMDPVLDLAKRHNLRIIEDAAEMIGQTHRGRPCGSFGDLSTFSFYPNKHITTGEGGMIVTDDEALAERCRSLRNLCFAPRRFVHEELGWNFRMTNLQAALGLAQLERLDEFVARKRHSFARYMTLLADVGGIRLPVACTEYADNINWVFGVVLDDEVPFDAMGAMTRLTKLGIGTRPFFWPMHEQPVFRRMGLFADERYPQAERIARRGFYLPSGLALTDDQIVRVAEAVRRILA from the coding sequence GTGAGCGAATTCATTCCCGTCAACGAGCCGGTCCTCGACGGAAACGAAAAGAAATACCTCGCCCAGTGCATAGACAGCGGGTGGATCTCTTCCGAAGGGCCGTTCGTCCGCGACTTCGAGATCAGGTTCGCCGAGCGCGTCGGACGAAAGCACGGCGTCGCAGTGTGCAACGGCTCGGCCGCGCTGGACGCGGCAGCAGCTGCGATACGCCTCGGTGCAGGCGACGAGGTGATCATGCCGACTTTCACGATTATTTCGTGCGCCTCCGCCATTACGCGGCTTGGCGCTACGCCGGTGCTCGTGGACTGCGACCCCGCGACATGGAACATGGATCCATCGGCGATAGAATCGCGGGTCACACCGAAAACCAAAGCGATCATGGTTGTCCATCTCTATGGGCTTCCGGTGAATATGGATCCGGTGCTCGACCTCGCGAAGCGCCACAACCTCCGCATAATCGAGGACGCGGCGGAGATGATCGGCCAGACCCATCGCGGCCGGCCATGCGGATCGTTCGGCGACCTCTCGACGTTCAGCTTCTACCCCAACAAGCACATCACGACAGGCGAAGGCGGGATGATCGTCACCGACGACGAAGCTCTCGCCGAGCGGTGCCGGTCGCTTCGCAATCTCTGCTTCGCGCCGCGAAGGTTCGTCCACGAGGAACTGGGCTGGAACTTTCGCATGACCAATCTCCAGGCGGCGCTCGGCCTGGCCCAGCTCGAGCGGCTCGACGAATTCGTGGCGCGCAAGCGGCATTCATTCGCGCGTTACATGACGCTGCTCGCCGACGTTGGAGGCATCCGGCTTCCCGTGGCCTGCACCGAGTACGCCGACAACATCAACTGGGTATTTGGCGTCGTCCTGGACGACGAGGTTCCTTTTGACGCGATGGGAGCGATGACGCGTCTCACAAAGCTGGGCATCGGGACGCGTCCATTTTTCTGGCCGATGCACGAGCAGCCCGTGTTCAGGCGGATGGGACTGTTCGCCGATGAGCGGTACCCTCAGGCGGAGCGCATAGCGCGCCGCGGTTTCTATCTTCCCAGCGGACTCGCGCTCACTGACGACCAGATTGTGCGCGTCGCCGAGGCAGTGCGGCGGATTCTGGCTTGA
- a CDS encoding glycosyltransferase family 2 protein has protein sequence MLRAASLSPEESVLPLKGGRRTRGHRAAGTAEYPLVSVVTVVHNRASQIERTILGVLEQTYPHIEYIVIDGGSTDGTVDIIRRYDDRIDYWASEPDTGIYDAMNRAIDLVLDPDAYVLFANSDDRLYANDALARLVAGGKGADLVYGRMVLSDGDVSAVHGREVELRDLAGETLCHPATLTRRKVFDEVGKFDTSFRIAADYDFLVRCFAHPVTTRYVPEIVSRMAMGGMSEDHYILSCRERKRVVRTRFKSLTRLVGVWRVNLYDIPRHTARHWLSRAGLLGYWRALKRL, from the coding sequence GTGCTGCGAGCCGCTAGTCTTTCGCCGGAGGAGTCGGTTCTGCCGTTGAAAGGCGGGCGCCGAACCCGCGGACATCGCGCCGCTGGAACAGCCGAGTACCCGCTCGTGTCTGTCGTGACAGTGGTTCACAATCGCGCGTCGCAGATCGAGAGAACGATCCTTGGCGTACTCGAGCAGACCTACCCCCACATCGAGTATATCGTCATCGATGGCGGCTCCACCGACGGGACAGTCGACATCATCCGTCGGTATGACGACCGGATCGATTACTGGGCGAGCGAACCCGACACCGGGATCTACGACGCCATGAACAGGGCGATCGACCTCGTTCTGGATCCCGATGCATATGTGCTCTTCGCCAACTCCGACGATCGTCTCTACGCCAACGATGCATTGGCGCGCCTGGTGGCGGGAGGCAAAGGCGCTGATCTCGTGTACGGCAGAATGGTACTCAGCGACGGCGACGTCTCGGCAGTACACGGCAGGGAGGTCGAGCTCAGGGATCTCGCGGGGGAGACGCTCTGTCATCCCGCAACGCTGACCAGGCGAAAGGTGTTTGATGAGGTGGGGAAGTTCGATACGAGCTTCCGCATTGCGGCCGACTACGACTTTCTCGTCCGTTGTTTCGCCCATCCGGTGACGACCCGGTATGTGCCCGAAATAGTATCGCGTATGGCGATGGGCGGCATGAGCGAGGACCACTACATCCTCTCATGCCGTGAGAGAAAGCGAGTTGTGCGCACGAGGTTCAAATCGCTCACGCGTCTCGTGGGAGTGTGGCGCGTCAACCTGTATGACATACCTCGCCACACGGCGCGTCACTGGCTCAGCCGCGCCGGACTGCTCGGCTACTGGCGAGCTCTCAAACGACTTTAA
- a CDS encoding right-handed parallel beta-helix repeat-containing protein, with translation MTIDRRTFFSLAGGAVAGGAVAGGTGSALVLPFAQPPAFNSADTAPPANCCGLTVNVRAHPYAAKGDGRTNDTAAIMSAVNAVAAAGGGVIDLPAGTYLVDSIRIPRIRGGTIRFVGQGWSLDAGANTRLVSASASPMFVPAGGVNGLELSLVHLDGNNLGTYGWYGKDGNKARLLNVLVDRFTTCGIYFNQGLCELRQSYVRNNKGTGVRVYSDSWISGSEIGSNVGVGLIVASGGNRITDNLINSNDSHGIHITGQSAHNNLINSVIGGYLGENIGQNIMIEGKSPGDRNVGYTSIIGCFIQQVGPKKAGGIAVRSARQVQIMGINYLGGPTDTGCIRMESCDSSQIIGVASSFSSGNVVRLIGCDDISVSNVTSRDNGSPQAKVDDTYAIFVDANCHRCSVTDLHVTDARAQSHARGVKNLGVSTVVVGSYSFTGARDPNSFGDAAVMTYDVQSKRWITQPGR, from the coding sequence ATGACAATCGATCGCCGAACCTTCTTTTCCCTTGCCGGCGGCGCTGTCGCCGGCGGCGCTGTCGCCGGCGGCACAGGGAGTGCGCTCGTCTTGCCATTCGCGCAACCGCCTGCCTTCAACAGCGCGGATACAGCTCCGCCCGCCAACTGCTGCGGTCTCACGGTGAACGTCAGGGCGCATCCCTACGCGGCAAAGGGCGATGGCCGCACGAACGACACTGCGGCAATAATGTCGGCGGTGAATGCCGTCGCTGCGGCCGGCGGTGGCGTGATCGATCTCCCGGCCGGCACTTACCTTGTGGACTCAATCAGGATTCCGAGGATCCGCGGCGGCACGATACGGTTCGTAGGCCAGGGGTGGAGCCTCGACGCGGGGGCAAACACACGCCTTGTCAGCGCGAGTGCGTCACCGATGTTCGTTCCCGCCGGTGGAGTGAACGGTCTCGAGCTGTCACTCGTGCATCTCGACGGCAACAACCTCGGCACCTATGGCTGGTATGGAAAGGACGGGAACAAGGCAAGATTGCTGAACGTTCTCGTCGACCGCTTCACAACTTGCGGCATCTATTTCAACCAGGGGCTGTGTGAGCTCAGACAGTCGTATGTGCGCAACAACAAGGGCACTGGAGTACGTGTCTATAGCGACAGCTGGATCTCAGGCTCGGAGATAGGCTCGAACGTCGGCGTCGGGTTGATCGTGGCCAGCGGGGGGAACCGCATCACCGACAATCTCATCAACTCCAACGATTCGCACGGCATTCACATCACCGGCCAATCTGCCCACAACAACCTCATCAATTCTGTCATCGGTGGATACCTCGGCGAGAACATTGGACAGAACATCATGATCGAGGGGAAGTCACCGGGCGATCGCAATGTGGGCTATACGTCGATTATCGGCTGCTTCATTCAGCAGGTCGGCCCGAAGAAAGCCGGTGGCATAGCCGTAAGATCGGCTCGCCAGGTTCAAATCATGGGAATCAATTATCTGGGCGGTCCCACCGACACCGGTTGCATCCGGATGGAATCCTGTGATTCCTCGCAGATCATCGGAGTCGCGTCGTCGTTTTCATCGGGCAATGTGGTGCGTCTCATCGGCTGCGACGACATCAGCGTCTCGAATGTGACGTCACGAGACAACGGTTCCCCACAGGCAAAGGTAGATGACACCTATGCGATATTCGTGGACGCAAACTGCCACCGCTGTTCCGTGACCGACCTGCACGTCACGGATGCCCGCGCCCAGTCTCATGCGCGCGGCGTGAAAAATCTCGGCGTGAGCACCGTCGTGGTCGGCTCTTATTCGTTCACGGGCGCGCGAGACCCGAATTCCTTCGGCGACGCGGCGGTTATGACATACGATGTGCAATCCAAACGGTGGATAACGCAACCCGGCCGATAG
- a CDS encoding glycosyltransferase family 1 protein yields MKRIGVLLTARPVGGAFQYTQAILEAALELPRDRYSIVLAYSDPSWLDVIRDRARAFRLNDSLWSRLLNRIWHEARLPVSAWRKFAAPFDSNMRTLVAERCDLWICPNHDRYAFRAEIPALGTVHDLMHRYEPSYSEVSENGEYAAREFHFSETCRWSKGILVDSRVGKEQVQASYGVPPGKVFVLPYIAPGYIYDHDAAADAGLEQCYSLPSKYFFYPAQFYTHKNHRALIAALARMRESHPDVKLVLVGLKERNGFPIVQQLVEENGLGDNVLFLGYVPDTDIPGLYRRARALVMPTFFGPTNIPQLEAFAMGCPVATSRIYGIPEQVGDAALLFDPHSVDEIHECMVRLWTDDRLCATLAERGRKHAREWGPPQFRDRLLEVVEALT; encoded by the coding sequence ATGAAGAGGATCGGCGTGCTTCTTACGGCTCGCCCGGTGGGAGGAGCGTTTCAGTACACGCAGGCCATACTCGAGGCCGCCCTCGAGCTGCCGCGCGACCGCTACTCCATCGTGCTTGCGTATTCCGATCCATCGTGGCTCGATGTAATTCGCGATCGTGCGAGGGCATTCCGGTTGAACGATTCGCTATGGAGTCGCCTCCTGAACCGGATATGGCACGAGGCCCGGCTCCCAGTGTCGGCCTGGCGGAAATTCGCGGCGCCATTCGACTCGAATATGCGCACGCTCGTTGCCGAACGATGTGATCTCTGGATCTGTCCCAACCATGATCGCTACGCTTTCAGGGCGGAGATCCCCGCATTGGGAACCGTGCACGATCTGATGCATCGGTATGAGCCGTCATACTCCGAGGTTTCCGAAAACGGTGAATACGCCGCCCGCGAATTCCATTTTTCCGAGACCTGCCGGTGGTCGAAGGGGATCCTGGTTGATTCTCGTGTAGGGAAGGAGCAGGTGCAGGCATCGTATGGAGTGCCCCCAGGAAAGGTATTCGTCCTGCCGTACATCGCACCCGGATACATTTACGACCATGACGCGGCGGCGGATGCCGGGCTCGAGCAGTGCTATTCGCTGCCCTCGAAGTACTTCTTCTATCCCGCGCAGTTCTACACGCACAAGAATCATCGTGCCTTGATTGCCGCACTGGCTCGAATGCGGGAGTCGCATCCCGATGTCAAACTGGTGCTGGTCGGTCTCAAGGAGCGAAACGGATTTCCAATCGTTCAACAGCTGGTCGAGGAGAACGGCCTTGGCGACAATGTGCTGTTTCTGGGTTACGTTCCCGACACGGATATCCCCGGACTTTACCGCCGTGCCCGCGCGCTTGTGATGCCCACATTCTTCGGTCCTACAAACATCCCTCAGCTCGAGGCATTCGCCATGGGATGCCCGGTCGCCACTTCCCGGATCTACGGAATTCCAGAGCAGGTAGGCGATGCCGCACTTCTCTTCGATCCCCATTCCGTGGACGAGATTCACGAGTGCATGGTGCGACTGTGGACCGACGACCGTCTCTGCGCGACGCTCGCCGAGCGCGGCAGGAAGCACGCCCGTGAGTGGGGGCCTCCGCAGTTCCGTGATCGTCTTCTCGAAGTGGTCGAAGCGCTGACGTGA
- a CDS encoding glycosyltransferase, with amino-acid sequence MPAHHMPAVSLVVAVRNQERYIGRCMRSILNQTYPRDEFEVIVVNDASTDRTRYALELFGDDIRLIDNTDRKGLPGSLNIGIRSARGRFVVRIDGDDYVHAEYLNVLSMHLALNTWMDAVACDYHLVADDDSVIERRNCAEHPIGCGIMFRIDQLVELGLYDEQFLLHEDRDLRIRFLEKHQIHRVALPLYRYRRHGENMTNDHGVVNGYMKDLEAKHGAKKVNGNA; translated from the coding sequence ATGCCCGCTCATCACATGCCTGCCGTTTCGCTCGTCGTCGCAGTCCGAAATCAGGAGAGGTACATCGGCCGGTGTATGCGCTCCATCCTCAATCAGACTTACCCGAGAGATGAGTTCGAGGTGATTGTGGTAAACGACGCGAGCACCGATCGAACCCGTTATGCGCTGGAGCTCTTCGGAGATGACATCCGGCTGATCGACAACACCGACCGGAAGGGCCTGCCCGGGTCGCTCAACATCGGTATCAGGTCGGCGCGGGGACGGTTTGTCGTGCGGATCGATGGCGACGATTACGTTCATGCGGAATACCTGAACGTTCTTTCGATGCACCTGGCGCTCAACACCTGGATGGATGCGGTGGCATGCGACTACCACCTGGTGGCGGACGACGACTCTGTCATCGAGAGGCGCAACTGTGCGGAGCATCCAATTGGGTGCGGCATAATGTTCCGGATAGATCAGCTCGTGGAGCTGGGCCTCTACGACGAGCAGTTTCTCCTTCACGAGGACCGCGACCTTCGCATCAGGTTTCTCGAGAAGCACCAGATCCACCGCGTCGCCCTTCCGCTCTACCGGTACCGGCGTCACGGAGAGAACATGACGAACGATCATGGGGTGGTGAACGGCTACATGAAGGATCTGGAAGCGAAGCACGGAGCGAAAAAGGTCAACGGGAATGCGTGA
- a CDS encoding glycosyltransferase family protein, which produces MERTVAIIQARMASERLPGKVLLDIAGQTMLERVIRRVRGARRVDEIVVATSVNPLDDAVVAACTAFDATVFRGSEDDVLDRFHSAARAFGARVCVRVSADSPFVDPEVCDQVIDALATSNPPADYASNKLRPSFPLGLDVEAFTAVALERAWHKAGEAYERAHVTPYIYGHPEEFRLTAVETDVNRHNWRWTVDSREDLEFARAMFERLGGGNDFSWRDAVAVVNREPALAEINALSMQKDVTAG; this is translated from the coding sequence ATGGAGCGAACGGTTGCCATCATCCAGGCCCGCATGGCTTCCGAGCGACTTCCCGGCAAGGTGCTCCTCGACATTGCCGGCCAGACGATGCTCGAGCGGGTCATCCGGCGCGTTCGCGGCGCCCGTCGGGTGGATGAAATCGTCGTCGCAACTTCGGTCAATCCGCTAGACGACGCAGTCGTCGCAGCGTGCACGGCTTTCGATGCGACGGTATTTCGCGGCAGCGAGGACGACGTGCTCGACAGGTTCCACTCCGCTGCGCGCGCATTCGGCGCCCGGGTCTGTGTCCGTGTGAGCGCCGATTCCCCGTTCGTCGATCCGGAGGTCTGCGATCAGGTCATCGATGCCCTCGCGACCTCGAATCCGCCTGCAGACTACGCCAGCAACAAGCTCCGGCCGAGCTTTCCGCTTGGCCTCGACGTGGAGGCGTTTACGGCCGTCGCGCTCGAGCGCGCCTGGCACAAGGCCGGGGAGGCTTACGAGCGCGCCCACGTGACGCCTTATATCTATGGGCATCCGGAAGAGTTTCGGCTGACTGCAGTCGAGACCGATGTGAACCGCCACAACTGGCGCTGGACGGTGGATAGCCGCGAGGATCTGGAGTTCGCGCGCGCGATGTTCGAGCGGCTTGGGGGGGGAAACGACTTCAGCTGGCGCGACGCGGTGGCGGTGGTGAATCGGGAGCCCGCTCTGGCCGAAATCAACGCGCTTTCGATGCAGAAGGACGTCACGGCCGGCTGA
- a CDS encoding class I SAM-dependent methyltransferase, translated as MEEVTVRDAEYHSDSRERWVENNQMATERNLNAHQRVIDEVARQLDDRAVILELAGGVGFDADLFLRRTDQFSCYILSELSPSMLEYARENNHLLAEKPVVLCCLDANQILIGDSQVDVVYTVAALHHFPHLDKSVREMDRVLKPGGRIVFGIEPNFFWMQTLTRLRPVYRKLFPAKAHSAADEVADGFVMSDFARIASLTGWELEKVLPGWFFTGFAHYGLETIFRVFRLRRRLRLPRAIERLLLLADKGVLRLPFSRPFAWHYTAVFRKPELAS; from the coding sequence ATGGAAGAAGTCACAGTGCGCGACGCCGAGTACCACTCGGATTCGCGAGAGCGGTGGGTCGAGAACAACCAGATGGCCACCGAGCGAAACCTGAATGCGCATCAGCGGGTGATCGACGAGGTGGCCAGACAGCTGGACGACCGGGCGGTCATCCTGGAGCTCGCGGGCGGTGTGGGGTTCGATGCCGACCTGTTCCTGCGACGGACAGATCAATTCAGCTGTTATATCCTCTCGGAGCTATCGCCTTCGATGCTGGAGTACGCGAGGGAGAACAACCACCTTCTGGCCGAGAAACCCGTCGTCTTGTGCTGCCTCGATGCCAACCAGATCCTGATCGGCGACAGCCAGGTCGACGTGGTTTATACGGTAGCGGCGCTTCATCACTTTCCTCATCTGGACAAGTCCGTCCGGGAGATGGACAGAGTGCTGAAGCCTGGTGGCCGGATCGTCTTCGGGATAGAGCCCAATTTCTTCTGGATGCAGACACTCACCCGGCTCCGGCCTGTCTACCGGAAGCTGTTTCCGGCGAAGGCTCATTCCGCCGCTGATGAGGTCGCTGATGGATTCGTGATGAGCGATTTCGCGCGCATCGCGTCCCTCACCGGGTGGGAATTGGAAAAAGTTCTTCCGGGTTGGTTCTTTACGGGTTTCGCTCATTACGGGTTGGAGACCATTTTCCGGGTGTTTCGTCTGCGTCGGCGTCTCCGCTTGCCGCGGGCAATCGAGCGCCTCCTGCTGCTGGCTGACAAAGGCGTATTGCGGCTTCCCTTTTCGAGACCGTTCGCATGGCATTACACGGCAGTCTTCAGGAAGCCGGAGCTCGCGTCGTAG
- a CDS encoding N-acetylneuraminate synthase family protein, translating into MRELHLGSRHVTDDSPPYIIAEIGVNHEGSLDLARQLIDLAREGGADAAKFQTYKAETLASRHSPAYWDLTKEPTTSQFKLFQKYDAFGPDEYRQLARHCEETGIDFVSTPFDRKAVKLLDSLMPFFKIASADLTNTPLLRQVARCGKPVVLSTGASTLLEIGEAVATLRTSGCLELSLLHCVLNYPTADENANLGMITGLRQAFGDLVIGYSDHTVPDEGMTALCAAYLLGARVIEKHFTHDKSLPGNDHYHAMDVDDLKRFVANVRRLEVLQGQSTTKRPVPTEEMARANARRSIVLDAAVSEGAVLTEEALTYKRPGTGVSPVYWDSIIGRHAARDLERDHVLQWDDLIPLE; encoded by the coding sequence ATGCGTGAGCTCCACCTCGGCAGCCGTCACGTCACGGACGACTCACCACCTTACATCATTGCGGAGATCGGCGTCAATCACGAGGGGTCGCTCGACCTCGCGCGTCAGCTGATAGATCTCGCGCGGGAGGGAGGCGCGGACGCGGCGAAGTTCCAGACCTACAAGGCGGAGACGCTGGCGTCGCGGCACAGCCCGGCGTACTGGGATTTGACGAAGGAGCCGACGACGAGCCAGTTCAAGCTGTTTCAGAAATACGATGCTTTCGGCCCGGACGAGTACCGGCAGCTCGCTCGTCATTGCGAGGAAACCGGAATTGATTTCGTGTCGACTCCGTTCGATCGTAAAGCGGTGAAGCTGCTCGATTCGCTGATGCCCTTCTTCAAGATTGCTTCAGCGGACCTGACGAATACTCCACTGCTGCGACAGGTCGCGCGCTGCGGGAAGCCGGTGGTGTTGTCAACGGGGGCGTCGACGCTGCTGGAGATCGGGGAAGCGGTCGCGACGCTGCGCACCAGCGGGTGCCTGGAGCTGTCGCTCCTCCACTGCGTGCTCAACTATCCAACGGCCGACGAGAACGCGAATCTCGGGATGATCACCGGGCTGAGGCAGGCTTTCGGCGACCTCGTCATCGGGTATTCCGACCATACCGTACCGGACGAGGGCATGACCGCTCTGTGCGCGGCCTACCTGCTGGGGGCGCGAGTCATCGAGAAACACTTCACCCACGACAAATCGCTTCCCGGCAACGATCACTATCACGCAATGGACGTCGACGACCTGAAGCGCTTCGTCGCGAACGTCCGGCGCCTAGAGGTGCTCCAGGGTCAAAGCACGACGAAGCGCCCTGTGCCTACCGAGGAGATGGCGCGCGCGAATGCGCGGCGCAGCATCGTTCTCGACGCGGCCGTCAGCGAGGGCGCAGTGCTCACCGAGGAGGCACTGACGTACAAGCGGCCCGGGACGGGAGTGAGTCCCGTCTACTGGGACAGCATCATCGGGCGGCACGCAGCCCGGGATCTCGAGCGAGACCACGTTCTTCAATGGGACGACCTCATCCCGCTGGAATGA
- a CDS encoding glycosyltransferase: MNIDKPPFVSVIIPTFNRSATLQITVETFLAQSYPADRFEIVIVDNGSTDDTPQVIEKMTARAPNVRGMTDGRRGAHFARNSGAISARGSILYFTDDDMLAAPTLLETIVTAFAPGSQVGSATGRILPRWETEPPRWVLEHCRNELLSLNDRGEATIISDHDLGVFSCHQAILREAFMAAGGFNPDTNAEHFTGDNETGLNIKARKLGYRFAYVGSSVTHHMIPESRMTQRYLNSRFADQGFCDSYTAYQAVQARTPRLAARVVAHGLLAGVTAARALVRRVANDSRWRLDLARLFYYRNRARYDTRLIRHAEWRRFVLRSNWLSDDDEPADEVARMSARRAASR, translated from the coding sequence GTGAATATCGACAAACCCCCGTTCGTATCGGTCATTATCCCCACATTCAACCGATCCGCAACGCTGCAGATCACCGTGGAGACCTTTCTCGCGCAGTCGTATCCCGCAGACCGGTTCGAGATCGTAATCGTCGACAACGGCTCGACGGACGACACACCGCAAGTCATCGAGAAAATGACCGCCCGCGCACCCAATGTTCGCGGAATGACCGACGGCCGTCGTGGGGCCCATTTCGCGCGAAACAGCGGAGCAATTTCCGCGCGTGGGAGCATACTGTACTTCACCGACGACGACATGCTCGCGGCGCCCACGCTGCTCGAAACGATCGTGACGGCATTCGCACCTGGCTCACAAGTCGGATCGGCAACGGGGCGAATACTGCCGCGGTGGGAGACCGAGCCTCCCCGCTGGGTTCTCGAGCATTGCCGGAATGAGCTTCTGAGCCTCAATGATCGCGGGGAAGCGACGATTATTTCCGACCATGATCTCGGAGTGTTCAGCTGCCATCAGGCGATCTTGCGCGAAGCTTTTATGGCCGCCGGAGGCTTCAACCCGGACACCAATGCGGAACACTTCACGGGCGACAACGAAACAGGCCTCAACATCAAGGCGCGGAAGCTGGGATATCGATTTGCTTACGTCGGCAGCTCTGTCACGCACCACATGATACCCGAGTCGCGGATGACTCAGCGGTACCTGAACAGCAGGTTCGCGGATCAGGGATTCTGCGACAGCTATACCGCGTATCAGGCCGTTCAGGCGAGAACGCCTCGACTCGCGGCGCGTGTTGTCGCGCACGGGCTGCTTGCCGGCGTCACTGCGGCCAGGGCTCTCGTACGGCGTGTCGCCAATGATTCGCGTTGGCGTCTCGATCTCGCGCGTCTGTTCTATTATCGCAATCGGGCCCGGTACGATACGCGGCTCATTCGTCACGCCGAGTGGCGTCGGTTCGTGCTCCGGTCCAACTGGCTGAGCGACGACGACGAGCCAGCTGACGAGGTCGCCCGGATGTCCGCGCGTCGTGCTGCGAGCCGCTAG
- a CDS encoding class I SAM-dependent methyltransferase: protein MSVFAGYSRYYDLLYRDKDYAAEARHVHDILQKHAPGVRSLVEIGCGTGAHAAELASLGYDVVGVDMSVGMLAAAAARKGELPAAHAERIEFSHGDARSVRLGRRFGAVVSLFHVMSYQTSNSDLAAAFATAAAHLEPGGVFVFDCWYGPAVLTDRPSTVVKKLADEAIDVTRVAEPEMHAEENVVDVNYAVTITDRVTGKVETLHETHRMRYLFTPEIAMMLEATGMALIESREWMTDRAPGFHSWSACFVAQRSQS, encoded by the coding sequence TTGAGCGTCTTCGCGGGCTACTCCCGCTACTATGACCTGCTCTACCGCGACAAGGATTACGCCGCCGAAGCACGCCACGTCCACGACATTCTGCAAAAACATGCGCCGGGCGTTCGCTCGCTGGTCGAGATCGGATGCGGCACCGGCGCCCACGCCGCGGAGCTGGCATCGCTCGGCTACGACGTCGTCGGGGTGGACATGAGCGTGGGTATGCTTGCGGCTGCCGCAGCGAGGAAGGGAGAGCTGCCGGCCGCGCATGCCGAGCGAATCGAGTTTTCGCACGGCGATGCGCGGAGTGTCCGGCTCGGGCGACGATTCGGCGCGGTGGTCTCCCTTTTTCACGTCATGAGCTATCAGACTTCGAACAGCGATCTCGCGGCGGCGTTTGCAACGGCGGCCGCGCATCTCGAGCCTGGCGGAGTCTTTGTTTTCGACTGCTGGTACGGCCCCGCCGTGCTCACCGACCGTCCATCGACCGTCGTCAAGAAGCTGGCGGACGAAGCGATCGATGTGACGCGAGTCGCCGAGCCTGAGATGCACGCCGAGGAAAACGTTGTTGACGTCAACTATGCCGTAACAATCACAGATCGGGTCACCGGCAAAGTCGAGACGCTTCATGAGACCCACCGCATGCGATATCTCTTCACCCCGGAGATAGCGATGATGCTTGAAGCGACGGGAATGGCACTCATCGAGTCCCGCGAGTGGATGACTGACAGAGCTCCGGGATTCCACAGCTGGTCCGCATGCTTTGTCGCCCAGCGGTCGCAATCTTGA